GATTCTTTGCTGCAATCATGAGATCTGTCACTCTGTCAGCTGccattttcttttgcttccagCTCAAATCTAATAAGGACAGAGGCACCAAGATTTTCTACAGCATCACTGGGCCAGGGGCAGATAGTCCCCCTGAGGGTGTCTTCACCATAGAGAAAGAGACTGGCTGGTTATTGTTGAATAAGCCACTGGACCGGGAGAAGATCGCCAAGTATGAGGCAAGGAGCCTTTAGCATCTGCTGTAAATATCCActcagggcttggcgcctgtggctcaagctgctaaggcgccagctacatatacctgagcctggcgggttcaaatccagccccggcccgccaaacaacaataatgactacaaccaaaaaatagccgggctttgtggcaggcacctgtagtcccacctacttgggaggcagaggcaagagaatcgcttgagcccaggagttagaggttgctgtgatgccacagcactctacccagggtgacagcttgaggttctgtctcaaaaaaaaaaaaaaatccactcagAAGGGGCCTGGGGCTGAGGTGGCACTGGGCTGACCCCAGATCTGTGTGCCCACAGCTCTTTGGCCATGCTGTGTCAGAGAATGGTGCTTCAGTGGAGGAGCCCATGAATATCTCCATCATTGTGACAGACCAGAATGACCACAAGCCCAAGTTTACCCAGGATGTCTTCAGAGGGAGTGTCTTAGAGGGGGTGCTGCCAGGTAAGAGGATTGGAGAAGGGGCTCTGGGCCCGGGGTGGGGCGGGAGCTGCTGAGTCCAGATCCTTAAGTATTATTAGCAGATCCATCACACCTGATTTTCTTGACTGTATCAGATTACATGGCATCTTCTTACAAATCCAGATTCCCTCACTCCATGCTGAGATTCCTGAATAAGGACCATCCTGGAGTAGAACTCTAGAATCTGTATATTTGAGAATTTCCCCAAGCCTCAGATGATCAGCCAAGTTTGGGAACCACTAGCTTTGGACCCGCAAAGACCTAGATTTGAATCTTGGCCTCTTTACTGGCTATGTCCTCTGAGACTCCATCCTAACATCTAAAATATTGAccttggcttggcatctgtaactcagcaggtagggtgccggccacatacaccggggctggcgggttcaaacccagcccgggcctgccaaacaacaatgaaaactacaataaaaaaaaaaaagaaaaaaatagacaggccttgtggcaggcacctgtagtcccagctacttgggaggctaagacaagagaatcccttaagcccagaagttggaggttgctgtgagctgtgaagccatagcactctaccaaaggcgacatagtgagactctgtctcatatatatatatacatatatttttgacCTTGAAGAATTGTGAAGATTAGAAATAACAGATATACATGTAAAACAAAGTACACAAAGTACCTCACATGTGGCTCTTCAGGGCAGTGAAGGCTGGGAGGTGTTAGAACCTCatttatggagagagagagagagagagagagagaggcaggggcCAGTGGACAACAGGGGAAGTGAGGACATCTTGACCTCCTGCCAAGGACAGGTGCTGCTGGGGAGGGTTCTCCCCCGCCCTCTCTGATTTGTGGAGAATTACAAAGAAATGTGAGTTGGTTAGACAGATAATAACGGAAATTACCGCAATaaattaccaaaataaaaatagcacagGAAGCTTAGAAGTAGCCAGCCCCGGCTGAAGTAGTGCTTCAGTGTGTGCCTCGGTTTCTTTCTTGTTCTGCCATTTTGGCCTCTGTTTCCAAGGTTACCTCGTGATTGCTGCTGGAACTCTTGACATTGCATCTGGAAGGAGGCAATGGGATGAACAAACCCCATACTTATAAAAGCACTTTCCCCAAAGCTGTATATTCATTTGTCAGAATTTATTCTCATGGCCATAGCTAACTGCAAGAGGGGATGGGACggactgagcacagtggctcacgcctgtaatcctagcactctaggcgGCTTGTGCAGGTgtatcccctgagctcaggagtttgaggccagcctgagcaagagcaagaccccatctctaaaaatagctggacattgtggcaaatgcctgtagtcccagctacttgggaggctgaaacaagcagatcacttgagcccaagagattgaagttgctgtgagctatgatgacgccatggcactctacccagggtgacgttgagattctcaaaaataaaaggggGGTGGGTAGGTGGGAAATAATCCTTGTCCTAGGTGGGCCTGTGGCAAGTCTAAAATGAAGATTGTGTTTCTGAGAAAGAAGGGGAGGATAAAAAACAAGTACCCCCTGGCAATCTCTGCCCAAAATTAGAAGATCGATCCAAGCTGATGGGTAGGGAAGAGCCTCTGAGAGCTCCAGCAGTAAACAAGGCTGGAACTGGGGCTTCAAGGGACAGCTGCTCACTTTTCCCCTCTCTAGGTACTTCTGTGATGCAGGTGACAGCCACAGACGAGGATGACGCCATCAATACCTACAATGGGGTGGTTGCTTATTCCATCCATAGCCAAGAACCAAAGGAGCCACATGAACTCATGTTCACTGTCCACCGGAGCACAGGCACCATCAGTGTCATCTCCAGTGGCCTGGACCGGGAGGTGAGTGCCCCTCAGGGAAAGTGCTGCCTACCCAGGCTGGGGCCTGACTTGGAGCAGAAGCTCCTATCTCTGCCCCGAAAGCCCAGGCAGAACAGTGGGGACCCAGGTCAGCTGGGACAGCTGCTGCTGTGTTTACAAGCTGACATCCCAGAAGCCGCCAGAGGCAATCTCATTCCATCTCCTCCAAGGCTGAGGAGGCAGCTGCAAAGTGCAGACTTCTGATGTTTTCTGAAGGTTTTCTCATTTCCTCTTAGAATGGCTCACTTAGTATGCACATTGCCCAAATCTGTCCCTGGTGTGCTACAAAGTAGAATTAGCTCCATGAATATTGGAGTTGCCTCCTGTTTCCTAATTAATACCTTTGCCTAAATCTTCACTCGAAGCTTTTGTTCTGAAGCAGCCAAAGCTTGGGGACAATACCCAGGTTTCTCCAGGACAGGCCCAGGAGAACTGTTTGGACCTAAAGTTCCCTCACCAGCTCCACCCTCTGCTTCTGTTCTTTCTGTCAGTTGGCAAGGGTGGTCCAGGGAGTCAAGAGAACATTGTGAGAGGAACAAACACCCTCCAGTCCACATCCCCTAGAGACTACTTCCTAAGAGCCCAGCCTCAGAACTCACAGTGGCcattcctctcttctcttttctccccagaAAGTCCCTGTGTACACATTGACCATCCAGGCTACAGACATGGACGGGGATGGCTCCACCACCacagcagtggcagtggtggaAATCCTCGATGCCAATGACAACGCTCCCGTGTTTGACCCCCAGAAGGTAatgccccttccttcctctgctctcATCAGATAATGAAGGACTaagctccttcctctctcttgaaACTCTGGAAGCCACCTGCATTGCCGCCAGTCCCCATCTTACCACTTGCTAGCTGTGTGCCCCTGGGTAAActacctaacctctctgtgccccatTTTCCAATCTGTGAAAGGGAGATAACAATAATGATGCTGCATTGTTctgagttttaaataaataagctttGTACATTTTTAACACAATGTATAATAAGTGCttgatatgaaaatatttattgatatgaAAACTTAATTTGCCTTacccctgcctgccttctcccaaTGAATGCCTGTACACCCCTAGTGGCAGAGGACTCAGTGCTAATCAAGAAATTGCATTCCTAGAAAATTCAGTATATATTAAAAGCATTCCTGTCCTTCCATCTTTAGACATTTCTGGCTGTTGAGCACATTTAGCCCTAATTAAAATTTTGCTTTGAGCAACTGATTTCTCAGTCTTTGCCATCTGTTCCAGAATCTCAGAAATGTTCCTGGTCAGTGCCCCAGTATAGTCAGGCACCCAGCCCTTCTTGTCCCCATCTTAGCCTTTCTGATCTTAGCTAGATAGGTAGCTGGATGTGGCAGGAGCTTGGGCACCCAGACCAGTGAGAGTACTGATTCGGGCCCCTGTGTATAAGGAAGGCTGGCCCAAGATCAGGGTCGGGGGGTGGGGGTCTGACGTGCAGGACATTCTGTACTTGTGTGTGCCCTGAAAACCTGCTAAGGCTGTTGGTGGTCCAGGAAAAGGGTATAGGAAGGACATGGGGCTCCCCTGAAATTGGATGGAGGATTCCCAGATGCTGGAGAGAGGAACAGCCTCTCAGGATGGTCATTCTCTGCTCTGATTGTGCTGTGCTTCTCATGCTGACAGTACGAGGCCCATGTGCCTGAGAATGCAGTGGGCCACGAGGTGCAGAGGCTGACAGTGACCGATCTGGATGCCCCCAACTCATCCGCATGGCGTGCCACCTACCATGTTGTGGGAGGTGATGACAACAACCATTTTACTATCACCACCGACCCTGAGAGCAATCAGGGCGTCCTGACCACCAGAAAGGTGAGGCAGTTTGGGTTTTAGACAGGGACCGTTGCAGGGGCAGCCAGGCATTGGAAGCCACAGTGGCACCACTgtacactccagcctaggcaacagagtgagaccttctcCCAAAACAgggaggaaacaaaaaagaagatggGCCTAATCTTTACCCTGAAGCTTGGCCTCATTTGAGAAATGGGATTTTAGATAATGCTTTAAAGACTGTTTCAGATTCACTCTCcacttttttactttgtaatgccctttttttgggggggggagggctggcgccctacccctttgagccacaggtgcctccctgtaATGCCCTTTTTACATCACAAAATGGAGTTCATTTCTAATATAACTAACCACACTCATAATTTCTAGAAAATAGAATgttatggctcggtgcctgtagctcaagtgcctagggcgccagccacatacaccggagctggtgggatccagcccagcccaggcccgccaaacaacaatgacgactacaactaaaaaaatagctgggcggggcggtgcctgtggctcagttggtaaggcgctggccacatataccaaaggtggcgggttcaaacccggccccggccaaactgcaaccaaaaaatagctgggtgttgtggcgggcgcctgtagtcccagctactcgggaggctgaggcaagagaatcgcttaagcccaggagtcggaggttgctgtgagctgtgtgaggccacggcactctaccaagggccataaagtgagactctgtctctacaaaaaaaaaaaaaaaaaaatagctgggcgttgtggcaggcgcctgtagtcccagctacttgggaggctgaggcaagagaatcacttaaaccctagagtttgaggttgctgtgagctgtgatgctatggcactctatcataaaaaaaaaagaaagaaagaaagagaaaatagaatgttataaataaaagagaatttataggAAAAAGTTACTGAATTTAAAATCTTTGGGTTTGTCAACTTTTGGATACCACTACCCtaaaaaacataatgaaataCCTGCCTCTCTCTGTAGAAGCATCCAGATGCAGTGGATAGATACTGTGTGAGACCCAGGTGGCTCATATTGCAAGTAGCATTGATGTCTTTTTAAAACAGTGAATAAACAACTCTTGGGAAAGTCCTGAACAAATTTAATTATGAGCTCCACCCAGAAGTTACATTCCTAGAAAATTCCATATATATTAAACACACACCAAAAATTTTTTGTGTAAAATACATTCCAGATTCCAATTATAAACAAGTTTTTCACATCCATGGATGTATGAAATGTCCAAGGGGTTGTTGGCAGGCCACACAAGATCTGGGACAGCTCTGTGACAGCTCTGCATGGCTATAATGCTGTGGGACACGGCATCCCTGCCCTAGCCTGTAAATGCCAGTTGTGACCTTGGGCATTATGACAGCTATAAATGCCTCCACGGGTTTCTAAAATACCCCTTGGGAGGGGGTGCCACCATCCCACTGGGAACCAATGTTCTAATCCAGTTACCTTTGGGGTGATCTTAAGGCCCCATTAGGTGTCCACTGAAGAAATGCAGGAGGTTTTATGGGACAGGGAGGGGGCAGTACTGTTGCTGTTCGGGGCCTCAAGCCCCCAATATTAGGTCTTTCCTCTGACCCTCACTGTACTTCTCTCAAAATGGTTCAagtcctcctccctcttctcctagGGCTTGGATTTTGAGGCCAAAAACCAACACACCCTGTATGTTGAAGTGACCAATGAGGTTCCCTTTGTGGTGAAGCTCCCAACCTCCACAGCCACTGTCGTGGTCCACGTGGAGGATGTGAATGAGGCACCTGTGTTTGTCCCACCCTCCAAAGTCACTGAGGTCCAGGAAGGCATTTCCGCTGGGGAGCCTGTGTGCGTCTATACTGCGCAAGACCCTGACAAGGAGGATCAGAAGATCAGGTACTCACTCGAGCCCGCTCAGCCAGCCAGACGCACTGCTATAGTCGGATGGGTTGCTTATATGGTCAGCCTTTGTTCTAATAACCAAAAGGATGGTTTAAATatcttgggttttctttttttttttttggagacagaatctcactatttcGCCtggggtagagtgatatggtgtcacagctcacagcaacctccacctcctgggctcaagcaattcttctgcctccacctcccaagtagctgggactataggtacctgccacaacgctaggctattttttggttacagctgtaattgttgtttggcgggcccaggttggattcgaacccaccagctcaggtgtatgtggctggcaccttagccacttgagccacaggcaccgagccttaagctgattctcttgcctcagcctcccgtgtagctgggactacaggcgcctgccacaatgcccagctattttttgttgttgttgttgttgctatttttttgttgcaattatcattgttgtttagctggcctgggccagattcgaacctgccagcctcagtgtatgtggctggcaccgtaaccactgtggtacgggcACAGAGCTAATAtcttagttttttgagacagggtcttgctctgttgcccaggttggagtgcagtggagccatcatagttcactgtaacctagAATTCCTAGGCTTGGGCCCgccaagaaatcctcctgcctcagcctcccaaatatctgggactatggacatgcaccaccatgtgaggctgattttttaaaagtttttatacagacaggttcttgctatgttgcccaggctgtcctcaaactcctggcttcaagtcatcctctctcctcagctcccaaagtgctgggcttatagGTGTCAGCCATCATGCCGGGCCAATGGTTAAATATTTTGAACATCATCCATGCATAGGACCTCTTCTTCCTACCCTTTTTGAGGCTAAAAACTGagtagggggtggcacctgtggctcagtgagtagggcgccggccccatataccgagggtggtggattcaaacccggccccagctgaactgcaaccaaaaaatagctgggccttgggcaggcgcctgtagtcccagctactcgggaggctgaggcaagagaatcgcttaagcccaggagttggaggttgctgtgagctgtgtgatgccacggcactctaccgagggccataaagtgagactctgtctctacaaaaaaaaaaaaaaaaaattgagtagggAGGGGTTCAGGGTGTGGTTATTTCCTCACATATCTCTGCTGGGACCCCCACTGCTTCTTTAGGATCCCATTTACAGATTAGATGCAATTTCCATATGATCCTGCTTAGAAGCCCAGAGTCCATCTGCCAGTCAGTATGAGAAGGCCTTGGATGTTGACACTAGAATTCCAAGTATTCTGGGTGTGACACTTCTCAACTTTTCCTCTCCAGCTACCATATCCTGAGAGACCCAGCAGAGTGGCTAGCCATGGACCCAGACAGCGGGCAGGTCACCGCTATGGGCATCTTGGACCGCGAGAATGAGCAGTTTGTGAGGGATAATATATATGAAGTCATAGTTTTGGCCACAGACAATGGTAAGAGCTTTGGAGAGGCTACTTTGGTTCTCAGATCATACGACGCAACATGTCCCCTCTGTGTGCAGAGTGTGGTGTTGGGGAAAGGGGTGTCTACAAATCTATCCAGAGATTCAGAGCCGTCTTTCAGAGGATTCTTTTAAAGACTAGTCTAGGAATACTGGCCATGATCCTGATTGCCGTAAAACCCAAGACTTAGGAGATCTTCTGAAGATTCCCTTTAGCCTAAGTTTTTGGTTCATTGAGCCATGAAGCTGAGGGGCAGTCACTGGACTAGCCTTGGGGGCACCAGTAGGTTTCACTATATGACTATAGTGGCTATGTCTAGATGAAATGGCTATAACTGCTGTGGTCAGTTAATAATGTCTACTCTGGACCAAAATGAGAATGATGGTTTGATTGGCAAGAGGTTGCCATGTATTTAAAGCTAACACATGGAAGATCTTGAGAGATTAGAGCTGCACAGTAAACAGGAGCCTCCCCAGGGCTGAGAGAGTAGGTCATGGGGAGCTTAACATTGATTCACGAGCCTGACCACAGTCAGGTGCTGAAAGGAGATCATGTGTCATTGTGAACAGGGAGTCCTCCCACCACGGGCACAGGGACCCTCCAGCTAACACTTATCGACATCAATGACCATGGCCCAGTCCCTGACCCCCGCCAGATCACCATCTGCAACCGAAGCCCTGTGCCTCAAGTACTGAACATCACGGACAAGGACCTGTCCCCCCACACTTCCCCTTTCCAGGCTCAGCTCACACATGACTCGGACATCCACTGGAC
This region of Nycticebus coucang isolate mNycCou1 chromosome 2, mNycCou1.pri, whole genome shotgun sequence genomic DNA includes:
- the CDH3 gene encoding cadherin-3 isoform X3; the protein is MEEGNTSQRMPQPLEAGKVCMGCPGQELALLSTDNDDFTVLNGGTVQERKALAVFPSKRILQRRKREWVVPPISVSENGKGPFPQKLNQLKSNKDRGTKIFYSITGPGADSPPEGVFTIEKETGWLLLNKPLDREKIAKYELFGHAVSENGASVEEPMNISIIVTDQNDHKPKFTQDVFRGSVLEGVLPGTSVMQVTATDEDDAINTYNGVVAYSIHSQEPKEPHELMFTVHRSTGTISVISSGLDREKVPVYTLTIQATDMDGDGSTTTAVAVVEILDANDNAPVFDPQKYEAHVPENAVGHEVQRLTVTDLDAPNSSAWRATYHVVGGDDNNHFTITTDPESNQGVLTTRKGLDFEAKNQHTLYVEVTNEVPFVVKLPTSTATVVVHVEDVNEAPVFVPPSKVTEVQEGISAGEPVCVYTAQDPDKEDQKISYHILRDPAEWLAMDPDSGQVTAMGILDRENEQFVRDNIYEVIVLATDNGSPPTTGTGTLQLTLIDINDHGPVPDPRQITICNRSPVPQVLNITDKDLSPHTSPFQAQLTHDSDIHWTAEVNEKVLLLVLLLLVRKKRKVKEPLLLPEDDTRDNVFYYGEEGGGEEDQDYDITQLHRGLEARPELVLRNDVAPTFIPTPMYRPRPANPDEIGNFIIENLKAANTDPTAPPYDSLLVFDYEGSGSDAVSLSSLTSSASDQDQDYDYLNEWGSRFKKLADMYGGGEDN
- the CDH3 gene encoding cadherin-3 isoform X1, whose amino-acid sequence is MEEGNTSQRMPQPLEAGKVCMGCPGQELALLSTDNDDFTVLNGGTVQERKALAVFPSKRILQRRKREWVVPPISVSENGKGPFPQKLNQLKSNKDRGTKIFYSITGPGADSPPEGVFTIEKETGWLLLNKPLDREKIAKYELFGHAVSENGASVEEPMNISIIVTDQNDHKPKFTQDVFRGSVLEGVLPGTSVMQVTATDEDDAINTYNGVVAYSIHSQEPKEPHELMFTVHRSTGTISVISSGLDREKVPVYTLTIQATDMDGDGSTTTAVAVVEILDANDNAPVFDPQKYEAHVPENAVGHEVQRLTVTDLDAPNSSAWRATYHVVGGDDNNHFTITTDPESNQGVLTTRKGLDFEAKNQHTLYVEVTNEVPFVVKLPTSTATVVVHVEDVNEAPVFVPPSKVTEVQEGISAGEPVCVYTAQDPDKEDQKISYHILRDPAEWLAMDPDSGQVTAMGILDRENEQFVRDNIYEVIVLATDNGSPPTTGTGTLQLTLIDINDHGPVPDPRQITICNRSPVPQVLNITDKDLSPHTSPFQAQLTHDSDIHWTAEVNEKGDTVAVSLKKFLKQDTYDVHLSLSDHGNKEQVTVIRATVCDCHGHVDTCPPRWKGGFILPVLGAVLALLLLLLVLLLLVRKKRKVKEPLLLPEDDTRDNVFYYGEEGGGEEDQDYDITQLHRGLEARPELVLRNDVAPTFIPTPMYRPRPANPDEIGNFIIENLKAANTDPTAPPYDSLLVFDYEGSGSDAVSLSSLTSSASDQDQDYDYLNEWGSRFKKLADMYGGGEDN
- the CDH3 gene encoding cadherin-3 isoform X2; amino-acid sequence: MGCPGQELALLSTDNDDFTVLNGGTVQERKALAVFPSKRILQRRKREWVVPPISVSENGKGPFPQKLNQLKSNKDRGTKIFYSITGPGADSPPEGVFTIEKETGWLLLNKPLDREKIAKYELFGHAVSENGASVEEPMNISIIVTDQNDHKPKFTQDVFRGSVLEGVLPGTSVMQVTATDEDDAINTYNGVVAYSIHSQEPKEPHELMFTVHRSTGTISVISSGLDREKVPVYTLTIQATDMDGDGSTTTAVAVVEILDANDNAPVFDPQKYEAHVPENAVGHEVQRLTVTDLDAPNSSAWRATYHVVGGDDNNHFTITTDPESNQGVLTTRKGLDFEAKNQHTLYVEVTNEVPFVVKLPTSTATVVVHVEDVNEAPVFVPPSKVTEVQEGISAGEPVCVYTAQDPDKEDQKISYHILRDPAEWLAMDPDSGQVTAMGILDRENEQFVRDNIYEVIVLATDNGSPPTTGTGTLQLTLIDINDHGPVPDPRQITICNRSPVPQVLNITDKDLSPHTSPFQAQLTHDSDIHWTAEVNEKGDTVAVSLKKFLKQDTYDVHLSLSDHGNKEQVTVIRATVCDCHGHVDTCPPRWKGGFILPVLGAVLALLLLLLVLLLLVRKKRKVKEPLLLPEDDTRDNVFYYGEEGGGEEDQDYDITQLHRGLEARPELVLRNDVAPTFIPTPMYRPRPANPDEIGNFIIENLKAANTDPTAPPYDSLLVFDYEGSGSDAVSLSSLTSSASDQDQDYDYLNEWGSRFKKLADMYGGGEDN